The following are encoded together in the Bradyrhizobium sp. CCGUVB1N3 genome:
- a CDS encoding ABC transporter substrate-binding protein: MSSHAPYFHFRKFGIVVYFFNASAAPASAKTNMGESMRIPILVSASALFTLGALLEAGAADKQYGPGVTDTEIKIGQTVPYSGPASGFSSYGRVMTGYFQMLNEAGGINGRKINLISVDNAFSPPKAIEQTRKLVDDDGVLAEVGTVGTVPNIAVQKYLNQNKVPQVFISAGGRRFNDPQAFPWTVPFYPPFEMEGTFGKFIIKKFPNAKIAVLYQNDDYGKDYLTGLKAGLGSDGTAKIVAEASYELSYPTVDSEVLKLKASGADTLVYFTTPKFAAQAIKKANELNWKPVQFLASPVNSIQGVLTPAGLDNAQGAYTTQFAKQAGDPAWAEDGEVKDYVAFMKKWAPNDSPNDFIALSGYINAQAIAKGLQRCGDNLTRENLLAQATSFNKERVGMLLPGIELSNSKENYAPYRSLRMAIFDKASWKLLDE; this comes from the coding sequence ATGAGCTCGCATGCGCCATATTTCCATTTCCGAAAATTTGGTATAGTAGTGTACTTCTTTAATGCATCAGCCGCGCCAGCGTCTGCAAAAACAAATATGGGAGAAAGCATGAGAATTCCGATTTTGGTCAGCGCTTCGGCTCTTTTCACGCTGGGCGCCCTCCTCGAGGCCGGCGCGGCCGACAAGCAATATGGCCCAGGCGTAACCGACACCGAGATCAAGATCGGCCAGACCGTCCCCTATAGCGGGCCAGCGTCCGGCTTCTCGAGCTACGGTCGGGTCATGACCGGCTATTTCCAGATGCTGAACGAAGCAGGTGGAATTAACGGCAGGAAGATCAACCTGATCTCCGTCGACAACGCCTTCAGCCCGCCCAAGGCCATTGAACAAACCCGCAAGTTGGTCGATGACGATGGTGTCCTGGCCGAGGTCGGGACCGTAGGCACGGTGCCGAACATCGCCGTTCAAAAGTATCTCAATCAGAACAAGGTTCCCCAGGTCTTCATTTCGGCCGGCGGACGCCGCTTCAACGACCCGCAAGCCTTCCCGTGGACCGTCCCATTCTATCCTCCGTTCGAAATGGAGGGCACGTTCGGTAAGTTCATTATCAAGAAGTTTCCAAACGCAAAAATCGCGGTGCTCTATCAGAATGACGATTACGGCAAGGACTACCTTACGGGCCTCAAGGCAGGCCTGGGGTCTGACGGCACCGCGAAAATCGTAGCTGAAGCAAGCTACGAATTGAGCTATCCGACCGTCGACTCTGAAGTCCTCAAGCTGAAGGCTTCGGGCGCCGATACGCTGGTCTATTTTACGACGCCCAAGTTTGCGGCGCAGGCGATCAAGAAGGCCAACGAGCTGAACTGGAAACCGGTCCAGTTCCTCGCAAGTCCGGTCAACTCGATCCAAGGCGTGCTGACTCCTGCCGGGCTCGACAACGCTCAGGGCGCCTATACGACTCAATTCGCCAAGCAGGCCGGCGATCCTGCCTGGGCGGAAGACGGCGAGGTAAAGGATTACGTCGCCTTTATGAAGAAATGGGCACCGAACGACAGTCCGAACGACTTCATTGCACTGTCCGGCTACATCAATGCGCAAGCCATTGCGAAAGGGTTGCAGCGCTGCGGTGACAATTTGACGCGTGAAAACCTTCTGGCGCAGGCAACCAGCTTCAACAAGGAACGGGTGGGCATGCTTCTTCCCGGGATCGAACTGTCCAACTCCAAGGAAAATTACGCCCCCTACCGCTCCTTGCGCATGGCCATCTTCGACAAAGCGTCCTGGAAGCTACTCGACGAATAG
- a CDS encoding CaiB/BaiF CoA-transferase family protein translates to MSRPLEGIRVLDLSKVLAGPLCAQYLGDLGAEVIKVEAVGQGDETRGWPPFPAPGLGTVFLSANRNKRSIAINMKSDKGRKLVHELAKSADVAIESFGTGVAERLGIDAASLCALNDRLVHCSISGFGRTGPLKNSPGYDVILQAFSGIMSMTGDEGGGYIRSPISPIDQMTGVHAFSGILACLFAREKSGKGAAIQVSLFDTALGLLGYNLQTFWERGTQPAKCGSSHESLCPYQAFEGTDGPIMIGVANDNLWRKFCGVAGLNAIVDDPKFRTNAERVKHRAETLRHVQSVIATKSVEHWNAALNEVGIPCSPINTLAQLLEHPHTKADKLIMQYDHPAVGPLNCVGHPVTFVGQERDPGLPPPTIGQHTDDVLTELGLSAASIAELRRDEVVS, encoded by the coding sequence GTGTCCAGGCCTCTCGAAGGTATTAGGGTTCTCGATCTCTCGAAGGTGCTCGCAGGTCCGCTTTGCGCCCAATATCTCGGCGATCTCGGTGCCGAGGTGATCAAGGTTGAAGCGGTGGGGCAGGGTGATGAGACGCGGGGATGGCCGCCGTTCCCTGCGCCCGGCCTTGGCACAGTGTTTCTGAGCGCCAACCGGAACAAGCGAAGCATTGCCATCAATATGAAATCCGACAAGGGGCGGAAGCTTGTGCATGAGCTCGCAAAATCAGCCGACGTCGCGATCGAGAGTTTCGGCACCGGCGTTGCGGAGCGGCTGGGCATCGACGCGGCAAGCCTCTGCGCGCTCAACGATCGTCTGGTTCATTGCAGCATCTCCGGCTTCGGCCGGACGGGGCCGCTTAAGAACTCCCCAGGCTACGACGTGATCCTGCAAGCCTTCAGCGGCATCATGTCGATGACGGGCGACGAGGGCGGCGGCTACATCCGTAGCCCGATCTCGCCGATCGACCAGATGACCGGTGTCCATGCCTTCAGCGGCATCCTGGCTTGTCTCTTTGCACGCGAGAAGTCGGGCAAGGGCGCCGCGATCCAGGTATCGCTGTTCGACACGGCACTTGGACTCCTCGGCTACAATCTACAGACGTTCTGGGAGCGGGGGACGCAGCCGGCCAAGTGCGGATCGAGCCACGAATCGTTATGTCCGTACCAAGCATTCGAGGGCACGGACGGGCCGATCATGATCGGAGTGGCCAACGACAACCTCTGGCGCAAGTTCTGCGGCGTCGCCGGCCTGAATGCAATCGTGGATGATCCGAAATTCCGGACCAACGCGGAACGGGTGAAGCATCGTGCCGAGACGTTGCGCCACGTTCAGTCAGTGATTGCTACCAAGTCTGTCGAGCATTGGAATGCGGCCCTGAACGAGGTTGGCATTCCCTGTTCACCGATCAACACGCTCGCCCAGCTTCTTGAGCATCCCCACACGAAGGCAGATAAGCTCATCATGCAGTACGACCATCCCGCGGTTGGCCCTTTGAACTGCGTGGGTCATCCCGTCACGTTCGTTGGGCAAGAGCGTGATCCCGGCCTTCCTCCGCCAACGATCGGGCAGCACACCGACGACGTCCTGACCGAGCTCGGACTATCTGCTGCCAGCATCGCGGAGCTGCGCCGCGATGAGGTCGTGAGTTGA
- a CDS encoding thiolase domain-containing protein, translated as MTIKAKAYIAGIYEHPTRHAPDKSTAQLHAEVAKGAIEDAGLSKDDIDGYFLSGDAPGGAWPMVDYLGLKVRHVDSTDTGGCSYIIQLGHAAEAIAAGKCSIALITLAGKPRTGPPQVRTPGAEADFETAYGATTHNAYGMCAMRHMHDYGTTSEQLAWIKVAASHHAQYNPHAMLKDVVTVEDVLNSPMISDPLRRLDCCVVTDGGGALIVTSPEIARSLKKPLVRLIGHGEAMKGPRGGKDLDLTYSAGVWSGPRAFEEAGITPKDIKYASIYDSFTITVLMQLEDLGFCKKGEGGKFVADGNLISGVGKLPFNTDGGGLCSNHPVNRGGMTKIIEAVRQLRGEAHPKVQVKNCDLAIAHGTGGLLGVRHAASTAILERV; from the coding sequence TTGACCATCAAGGCCAAGGCCTACATTGCCGGAATCTACGAACACCCGACCCGGCATGCGCCGGACAAATCCACCGCGCAGCTCCACGCCGAGGTCGCCAAGGGCGCGATCGAAGATGCGGGGCTCTCCAAGGATGACATCGACGGCTACTTTCTGTCCGGCGATGCGCCCGGAGGCGCCTGGCCTATGGTCGATTATCTCGGCCTGAAGGTACGCCACGTCGACAGCACCGACACGGGCGGCTGTTCCTACATCATTCAGCTCGGCCATGCCGCCGAAGCGATCGCCGCCGGCAAATGCTCGATCGCGCTGATTACGCTGGCGGGCAAGCCGCGCACCGGGCCGCCGCAGGTGCGCACACCGGGCGCCGAGGCCGACTTCGAAACCGCCTATGGCGCGACGACCCATAATGCGTATGGCATGTGTGCCATGCGCCACATGCACGATTACGGCACTACGAGCGAGCAGCTTGCCTGGATCAAGGTCGCGGCCTCGCATCATGCGCAATACAACCCGCATGCGATGCTCAAGGATGTCGTGACCGTCGAGGATGTCCTGAACTCGCCGATGATCTCCGACCCCCTGCGCAGGCTTGACTGCTGCGTCGTCACTGACGGCGGCGGTGCGCTGATCGTGACCTCTCCGGAGATCGCCAGGAGCCTGAAGAAGCCGCTGGTGCGTCTCATCGGTCATGGAGAAGCGATGAAGGGTCCACGCGGCGGCAAGGATCTCGACCTCACCTACTCTGCCGGCGTCTGGTCTGGCCCGCGCGCGTTCGAGGAAGCGGGCATCACGCCGAAGGACATCAAATACGCCTCGATCTATGACAGCTTCACCATCACGGTGCTGATGCAGCTCGAAGACCTCGGCTTCTGCAAGAAGGGCGAGGGCGGCAAGTTCGTCGCCGACGGCAATCTGATCTCGGGCGTCGGCAAGCTGCCGTTCAACACCGATGGCGGCGGCCTCTGCAGCAACCATCCCGTCAACCGCGGCGGCATGACCAAGATCATCGAGGCTGTCAGGCAACTGCGCGGCGAGGCGCATCCGAAGGTGCAGGTGAAAAATTGCGATCTCGCCATCGCTCACGGCACCGGCGGCCTTTTGGGCGTTCGCCATGCCGCCTCGACGGCCATTCTGGAGCGCGTGTGA
- a CDS encoding Zn-ribbon domain-containing OB-fold protein: protein MVDAKKYPAPVTNPETAAFWDAASRGKFMIKRCTACGEAHYFPRSICPFCYSDKTVWEEASGEGTIYTYSLMRKSPTGPYSIGYVTLKEGPSVQTNFVDCDLEKLKIGQKVKVVFKPTDGAPLPFFTPI, encoded by the coding sequence ATGGTAGATGCAAAAAAGTATCCGGCTCCGGTGACCAATCCGGAGACCGCAGCATTCTGGGACGCGGCCAGCCGCGGCAAGTTCATGATCAAGCGCTGTACCGCTTGCGGCGAAGCGCACTACTTCCCGCGCTCGATCTGCCCGTTCTGCTATTCCGACAAAACGGTGTGGGAGGAGGCTTCGGGCGAGGGCACGATCTACACGTACAGCCTGATGCGGAAGTCGCCGACCGGTCCTTATTCCATCGGCTACGTCACGCTGAAGGAAGGCCCGTCGGTCCAGACCAACTTCGTCGACTGCGATCTCGAGAAGCTCAAGATCGGCCAGAAGGTGAAGGTGGTGTTCAAGCCGACCGACGGCGCCCCGCTACCGTTCTTCACGCCCATCTGA